The proteins below come from a single Podarcis muralis chromosome 8, rPodMur119.hap1.1, whole genome shotgun sequence genomic window:
- the PCDH12 gene encoding protocadherin-12, protein MPPFRRISLALCVPILCYFFLLMDCQEVSTFTMQYQILEEVQPGTVLGRLSEEIGRTEGSWGTFQLLQSSAVFPIQMDSRDGLLSTTGRLNREQLCHHRDPCVLSFSVLAAQYFTLIHVEIHVLDINDNGPRFPQAALELEISESVSLQTRIPLGRALDPDAGSNAFCSYFLSPSEHFALEVTAGSDGTQQAELVVIKEVDRELYSSFELVLTAVDHGVPPRSGTTVVTVNVLDSNDNSPTFAQGSVSVEIREDALPGTFLINLTATDPDQGPNGEIEYSFSKHVSEEVLRKFAVERHTGSVLLQQSLDYEKNSAYELEVQARDQGANSIPAHCKLFIRVLDVNDNTPEIQVTWAKQAAVLSEAQPQGSFVALVTAFDPDSGRNGQVDCYIRQGEEHFALKRFSPGSYMLLTNAPLDRESWTQHHLTLLVQDRGTPLLATTRHFTVHVSDVNDNMPYFETNHYHVSIAENSEPPSVLVMVRAQDADSGLNGKVVYRIPDPLVLEWLAIDASTGEIRAHAAFDAEKITSLDFLVIAEDMGQPQLSANVSVTVTVLDVNDNSPVVIKPELESGCASVTALVDPDTGHVLVPKEEGSSELAASLNAPLLLTILATDADSGLNGTLLYSILSGNEAGICVLDPQSGQLYLNGSNASSLLGREWDLVISVSDRGPVPLSTRFMVKITFKRHCERMPDSFPVSQPLSPSVVTGICLLGLLAISLVGLGLIMSLCRREKHGSMAYNCREAEQAYSQQQPKKPPKPIQKADIHVVPVLRQEDAQQPPAEIENPSEAAWLKALGVPCHMTPTLYRTLRNQRNSSSLGEQAPCYAQRFRSPTARDVQPTDKKLLDSIFWPKDHLSGKAKAGPEEAPSRQHILRSLVRLSLAALAEQGPGGQLAMESAPVQQISQLLSLLHQGQVQPKPNHRGNKYTAKNASCRNPNSNVEDLITKEGSGCEHHDWELLGKELGNLLDCPSGLDLDQLNVEDPAWMARLSFPISTDYKDNIVSPGAVPSPLSEETTGRDEPHTFATFGKAAGHKPNSEEPRLSSTFLSEMNTLFEKILAQKVSPQVD, encoded by the exons ATGCCACCATTCAGAAGAATATCCTTGGCGTTATGTGTTCCGATATTGTGCTATTTTTTTCTGCTGATGGATTGTCAGGAAGTTTCTACATTCACCATGCAGTATCAGATTCTGGAGGAAGTACAGCCTGGGACTGTTCTGGGAAGGCTGTCGGAAGAAATTGGCCGGACAGAGGGCAGTTGGGGAACCTTTCAGCTGCTTcagtcttctgcagtgtttcccaTACAGATGGACTCTCGAGACGGTTTGCTGAGCACCACAGGGAGGCTGAACAGGGAGCAGCTCTGCCACCACAGAGACCCGTGTGTCCTCTCATTCAGCGTTCTAGCGGCCCAATACTTCACCCTGATCCATGTGGAGATCCATGTCTTGGACATCAACGACAATGGGCCTCGGTTTCCTCAAGCGGCACTGGAGCTGGAGATATCTGAAAGCGTATCCTTACAGACTCGAATCCCTTTGGGCCGAGCCCTGGACCCAGATGCTGGCTCTAATGCTTTCTGTTCCTACTTCTTGTCACCCAGTGAGCACTTTGCCTTAGAGGTCACAGCCGGTTCTGACGGAACTCAGCAGGCAGAGCTGGTGGTCATTAAAGAAGTGGACCGGGAGCTCTACTCCTCGTTTGAGTTGGTCTTGACTGCAGTTGATCATGGAGTGCCCCCTAGATCTGGGACCACTGTTGTGACTGTGAATGTGCTAGACTCCAATGATAACAGCCCCACGTTTGCCCAGGGTTCTGTGTCGGTGGAGATCAGGGAAGATGCTTTACCCGGGACTTTTCTGATCAACCTCACTGCCACTGATCCTGATCAAGGACCTAACGGAGAGATTGAATACTCCTTCAGCAAACATGTTTCAGAGGAGGTGCTAAGAAAGTTTGCTGTGGAGCGTCACACTGGCAGTGTCCTTTTGCAGCAGTCACTGGATTATGAGAAGAACTCAGCCTATGAGTTGGAGGTGCAAGCCAGAGACCAGGGTGCCAACTCCATTCCAGCTCACTGCAAGCTCTTCATACGTGTTCTGGATGTCAATGACAATACGCCTGAGATCCAAGTCACCTGGGCAAAACAAGCAGCCGTACTATCAGAAGCTCAACCCCAGGGCAGCTTTGTTGCTCTAGTGACAGCATTTGACCCTGATTCAGGCCGTAATGGGCAGGTGGATTGTTATATCAGGCAAGGTGAAGAACACTTTGCCTTGAAAAGGTTCTCGCCTGGCAGCTACATGTTGCTAACAAATGCCCCCTTGGACAGGGAGAGCTGGACACAGCACCACCTGACCTTGCTGGTCCAGGACCGAGGGACCCCATTGCTGGCCACAACCAGACATTTCACTGTCCATGTCAGTGATGTCAACGACAACATGCCCTACTTTGAAACAAACCATTATCATGTTTCCATTGCAGAGAACAGTGAGCCGCCTTCTGTTTTAGTTATGGTCAGGGCCCAAGACGCAGACTCAGGCCTTAATGGGAAAGTTGTGTACAGAATCCCAGATCCACTAGTTCTAGAGTGGCTCGCTATTGATGCCAGCACTGGGGAAATCAGGGCCCATGCGGCTTTTGATGCCGAGAAGATTACCAGCCTTGACTTCCTTGTAATAGCAGAAGATATGGGCCAGCCTCAGCTATCGGCCAACGTTTCCGTGACGGTCACTGTGCTTGATGTGAATGACAATTCCCCAGTGGTAATAAAGCCAGAGCTGGAAAGTGGCTGTGCAAGTGTCACTGCCCTTGTGGATCCTGACACTGGACATGTGCTGGTGCCCAAGGAAGAAGGGAGCTCCGAACTAGCCGCCTCGCTTAATGCACCCCTTCTGCTCACTATACTGGCAACCGATGCAGACTCCGGTCTGAATGGGACATTGCTCTACAGCATCCTGAGTGGCAACGAAGCCGGCATCTGTGTCCTTGATCCCCAGTCTGGGCAGCTTTATCTGAACGGTAGCAATGCTAGCAGCCTTTTGGGCAGGGAATGGGACCTGGTGATATCTGTGAGTGACCGAGGCCCAGTGCCACTTTCCACCAGATTTATGGTGAAGATCACATTCAAGAGGCATTGTGAGCGCATGCCTGATTCTTTCCCGGTGTCCCAGCCCCTCAGCCCCTCTGTGGTGACAGGGATCTGCCTTCTAGGGTTGCTTGCCATCTCTTTGGTAGGCTTGGGGTTGATTATGTCCCTGTGCAGAAGGGAGAAGCACGGCAGCATGGCATATAACTGTCGGGAAGCAGAGCAGGCTTACAGCCAACAGCAACCGAAAAAGCCCCCCAAACCTATCCAGAAAGCAGACATCCATGTTGTGCCTGTACTGCGGCAGGAGGATGCCCAGCAGCCTCCGGCTGAGATAGAGAATCCATCAGAAGCTGCCTGGCTTAAGGCCTTGGGGGTGCCATGCCACATGACCCCCACTCTGTACAGGACCCTCAGGAACCAGAGAAATTCCAGCAGCCTTGGTGAGCAGGCTCCTTGCTATGCACAAAGGTTCAGAAGCCCCACCGCCCGGGATGTGCAGCCCACGGATAAAAAACTGCTCGACTCCATCTTCTGGCCTAAAGACCACTTGTCGGGAAAGGCGAAGGCAGGTCCAGAGGAGGCTCCTAGTCGCCAGCACATCTTGAGAAGCCTTGTGAGGCTTTCTCTGGCAGCTCTTGCTGAGCAAGGCCCCGGAGGACAGCTAGCCATGGAATCTGCCCCCGTCCAG CAAATCTCGCAGTTGTTGTCTCTGCTGCATCAGGGCCAAGTGCAGCCAAAGCCCAACCACAGAGGGAACAAGTACACTGCCAAGAATGCTTCTTGCAG GAACCCCAATTCAAATGTTGAGGATCTCATCACCAAGGAGGGCAGCGGCTGTGAACATCATGACTGGGAGCTGCTGGGAAAGGAGCTAGGGAACTTACTGGACTGCCCATCTG GGCTGGATCTTGATCAGCTGAACGTGGAAGACCCAGCGTGGATGGCGAGGCTGTCCTTTCCCATCTCTACTGACTACAAGGACAATATTGTCTCACCAGGGGCAGTACCGTCTCCACTGAGCGAGGAAACCACAGGCAGAGATGAACCTCACACTTTTGCAACCTTTGGCAAAGCAGCTGGGCACAAGCCAAACTCAGAAGAGCCCAGGCTCTCCAGTACCTTCCTCTCAGAGATGAATACACTTTTTGAGAAGATCTTGGCTCAGAAAGTCAGTCCCCAGGTAGATTGA
- the DELE1 gene encoding death ligand signal enhancer — MVAGTMLWRLLWSLGRGVRPPGGGGGGGGTVALCRHRPVGPARPCDGDPSPTEDSRHGRHQQHRSCGCGNLLHHCTSFTLSALAVLAVELVKHVRRLSSVQPGGGDVGFYQLEGHLAVLPQSQHSVPPTAPSACSSEKEEQHFFVGDDSSYAPKNLSSKTSKPKQYQHVSETGDILFLSSTGSEPDSCLLRLQGNLEEESSVGEAASQVHQVFQASISVASNILGLENMHDKQWKTAFSCFKLAADQNHSKAQFNVGLCYEHGRGTKKNVAKAVFYYQRAARQGHPMAQHRYTQCLLRHCPRADKKGNVQEAVGLLDEGAAAGLTEGTGVSQNSPTARQHYQEAAAAGSKAAQERIKVMAQEEIAATQIRDQSPLATKTSSSSPCLQLLDQLPASHFGQPAFGLLHSWSTGSLRDAANSSANCMPATAFPDNLKLQSLAWSSGVAVG; from the exons ATGGTCGCCGGGACGATGCTGTGGCGGCTGCTGTGGAGCCTCGGCCGGGGAG TGAGGccccccggaggaggaggaggaggcggcggcacaGTCGCCCTCTGCCGCCACCGGCCTGTGGGCCCGGCCCGGCCCTGTGACGGAGACCCCTCGCCGACCGAGGACAG CCGGCATGGTAGGCACCAGCAGCACAGAAGTTGTGGATGTGGGAACCTCTTGCATCACTGCACATCCTTCACCTTG AGTGCATTGGCTGTTCTTGCTGTGGAGTTGGTGAAGCATGTTCGAAGGCTGAGCTCTGTGCAACCAGGTGGAGGAGATGTTGGGTTTTACCAATTGGAGGGTCATCTTGCTGTTTTGCCCCAAAGTCAACATTCAG TCCCTCCCACAGCCCCTTCTGCTTGCTCCAGTGAGAAAGAGGAACAACATTTCTTCGTGGGAGACGACTCCAGCTATGCACCAAAGAATCTATCCAGCAAAACTTCAAAGCCAAAACAATATCAACATGTTTCAGAAACAG gggacaTCCTCTTCCTATCCAGCACAGGTTCTGAACCAGACTCGTGCCTATTACGCTTGCAG GGTAATCTGGAAGAGGAGTCGTCTGTTGGTGAAGCTGCTTCTCAAGTGCACCAGGTGTTTCAAGCCAGCATTTCCGTGGCATCAAACATCCTTG GGCTTGAGAACATGCATGACAAGCAGTGGAAAACGGCCTTTTCCTGCTTCAAGCTGGCTGCAGATCAGAACCACAGCAAAGCCCAGTTTAATGTGGGATTGTGCTACGAACACGGAAGAGGCACCAAGAAGAACGTGGCCAAG GCAGTCTTCTACTACCAGCGGGCTGCTCGCCAGGGACACCCCATGGCCCAGCACCGCTACACTCAGTGTCTCCTCCGCCACTGCCCAAGAGCAGACAAGAAGGGAAATGTACAGGAAGCTGTGGGTTTGTTGGACGAAGGCGCTGCTGCTGGGCTGACAGAG GGCACTGGAGTCTCCCAGAACTCACCGACAGCAAGACAGCATTAccaggaagcagcagctgccGGCTCCAAGGCTGCACAGGAGAGAATCAAAGTAATGGCACAGGAGGAAATAGCAG CTACACAGATCCGGGACCAGTCACCACTGGCAACAAAAACCTCTTCATCCAGCCCTTGCCTTCAGCTCCTGGATCAGCTGCCGGCTTCTCACTTTGGACAGCCAGCTTTTGGCCTGCTTCACTCCTGGAGCACAGGAAGCCTTAGGGATGCGGCAAATAGCTCTGCAAACTGCATGCCTGCCACAGCTTTCCCAGATAACCTCAAGCTACAGTCCTTAGCATGGTCTTCAGGAGTAGCAGTTGGATAA